From a region of the Zonotrichia albicollis isolate bZonAlb1 chromosome 5, bZonAlb1.hap1, whole genome shotgun sequence genome:
- the LOC141729060 gene encoding uncharacterized protein LOC141729060 has product MLQTYKVIHLNTVASEKPYQEKLKSHSIILQNTFSTKRGSSKVPVTLWYLTSKTANRVQSTEGYYATKVTNYLTIKTFQRFSTVRTNKPLESFDFILNGVNLSSRHEVHRHPALLDAGRAAAGTGALCTAAGSAEAARRPRGEQARAAAPARRRKGRPRPHCRYHGGISPATTRAHNPAAGGRSSCAAPAPLPPLPPAGNSSAVTPGTGPPGPPPYGTRRGAARFPPPGDRGEQLRALSGAEGGRSSSPVPPPDPAGRYLARLSSTRLSSLAAAGGGRGAAAAGRGGSGGACAAATQRRSPAARGSAAREEAPRRPRPSPARPGPRWYRPGRLRAEGRSAPQAGWETCVGGTAELRGESRAAGYGATGLSSATAGDRRQLAP; this is encoded by the exons CGAGGCTCCTCCAAAGTCCCAGTGACCTTATGGTACTTGACCAGCAAAACTGCAAATCGTGTCCAAAGCACGGAGGGATACTATGCTACAAAGGTCACAAACTATCTCACGATAAAGACGTTTCAGCGGTTCTCGACCGTAAGAACGAACAAGCCCTTAGAGTCCTTTGATTTCATTTTGAACGGGGTGAATTTATCTTCACGACACGAAGTTCACCGGCACCCCGCACTGCTCGATGCGGGGCGGGCG GCCGCCGGCACCGGGGCGCTCTGCACAGCGGCGGGGAGCGCCGAGGCCGCACGAAGGCCCCGGGGAGAGCAGGCCCGAGCGGCGGCCCCAGCCCGGCGGCGGAAGGGCCGCCCGCGACCACACTGCCGCTACCACGGCGGCATCTCGCCGGCGACGACCCGCGCCCACAATCCGGCCGCGGGCGGGCGGTCAAGctgcgccgcccccgccccgctgcCTCCCCTCCCACCCGCAGGCAACTCCTCTGCCGTGACGCCGGGGACGGGTCCCCCGGGCCCGCCGCCATACGGGACGCGTCGCGGGGCCGCCCGCTTCCCGCCCCCGGGAGACCGCGGCGAACAGCTCCGCGCCCTATCGGGAGCGGAGGGAGGGCGAAGCTCCTCCCCGGTCCCGCCGCCAGACCCCGCCGGCCGTTACCTCGCTCGGCTCAGCTCAACTCGGCTCAGCTCGCTCGCTGCcgccggcggcgggcgcggggctgCGGCCGCGGGAAGGGGAGGCTCGGGCGGGGCGTGCGCCGCGGCGACACAGCGCCGCTCCCCGGCCGCCCGGGGAAGCGCAGCCCGGGAGGAGGcgccgcgccgcccccgccctTCCCCTGCCCGCCCGGGCCCGCGGTGGTACCGCCCCGGCCGGCTGAGGGCTGAGGGCCGCTCCGCGCCGCAAGCCGGCTGGGAAACCTGCGTGGGAGGGACGGCCGAGCTGCGCGGTGAGAGCCGCGCTGCTGGGTACGGTGCTACGGGGCTGAGTTCAGCAACGGCGGGGGATCGCCGGCAGCTAGCGCCGTGA